Proteins from a genomic interval of Lolium perenne isolate Kyuss_39 chromosome 1, Kyuss_2.0, whole genome shotgun sequence:
- the LOC127323965 gene encoding protein NRT1/ PTR FAMILY 8.3 gives MDSFVTEADKDQLLLPLLPLHGIPSSPDPCTGDGSVDFKGAPASREHSGKWRACCSILGGEFCGALAYYAVGTNLVSYLTKVQHQSNVEAASRIISWQGTCYLASPLGAFLADSYWGKHRIIIISLAIFTLGMALLTLSAEAPESISSVAISPQDALSSVGLYMAALGLGGIWPCVPTFGADQFDDTDAAEKAQKELYYNWYYFAVNGGFFFASTIMVWIQDNCGWALGFGIPTIFLSVGIAGFLSCTRVYRYQKPGGSALTRTCQVAVAAIRKLHVDVPVDSHLLYETPGKESAIAGSRKLMHTTGLTFLDRAATVTTCDKTSGDLLNHWRLCTVTQVEELKILVRMLPVLATAIIFNTAEASFPLFVEQGSVMDNRISGFSVPPASLMTFNCVCILMLAPAYNKFLMPMASRITGMKRGLSELHRIGVGMFFAMISLVLAASVEMVRLNVARSIGLSHRNVVVPMSILWQVPQYFFVGVAKVFSVVGFIQFAYEQSPDAMRSMCQACTLIMVTLGSYLVSIMLKIIGSATSIGGKHGWIPENLNEGHLDRFFWFTAGLQFLNLLVFVYCSARYRRKLPN, from the exons ATGGATAGCTTCGTCACAGAGGCAGACAAGGACCAGCTGCTGctgcctcttcttcctctccatGGCATACCATCGTCGCCG GACCCGTGTACCGGCGATGGATCTGTTGATTTCAAAGGAGCACCAGCCTCCAGGGAGCATTCGGGGAAATGGAGAGCCTGCTGCTCCATTCTTG GTGGTGAATTCTGCGGCGCTCTCGCGTACTACGCGGTTGGGACGAACCTTGTGAGCTATCTGACCAAGGTGCAGCACCAGAGCAATGTCGAGGCGGCGAGTCGCATCATCTCCTGGCAGGGCACCTGCTACCTGGCTTCTCCACTCGGAGCATTCTTGGCAGATTCATATTGGGGAAAACACCGAATAATCATAATCTCCCTCGCCATCTTCACCTTG GGAATGGCTCTACTGACACTCTCAGCTGAGGCTCCAGAGAGTATCAGTTCAGTGGCGATCTCTCCTCAGGATGCCCTGTCCTCGGTAGGCCTTTACATGGCTGCTCTGGGTTTGGGTGGTATCTGGCCTTGTGTTCCCACATTCGGAGCCGACCAATTCGACGACACCGACGCTGCGGAGAAGGCCCAGAAGGAGCTCTACTACAACTGGTACTACTTCGCAGTAAATGGTGGCTTCTTCTTCGCTAGCACGATCATGGTGTGGATCCAGGACAACTGCGGCTGGGCACTCGGTTTTGGGATCCCTACAATTTTCTTGTCAGTCGGCATTGCCGGATTTCTCTCTTGCACAAGAGTTTACAGGTACCAGAAGCCCGGAGGAAGCGCGCTTACGAGGACCTGCCAGGTAGCGGTTGCGGCGATTCGGAAGCTTCATGTGGATGTGCCGGTTGACAGCCATCTTCTGTATGAGACTCCAGGAAAGGAGTCGGCCATtgcaggcagccggaagctgatgcACACTACAGGACTAAC ATTTCTTGATCGAGCTGCCACAGTCACTACCTGTGATAAAACATCTGGCGACCTACTGAACCACTGGAGGCTTTGCACCGTGACACAAGTGGAGGAGCTGAAGATCCTAGTGAGAATGCTGCCGGTCCTGGCAACAGCCATAATCTTCAACACCGCAGAAGCTTCGTTCCCGCTGTTCGTGGAACAAGGATCGGTCATGGACAATCGCATCAGCGGTTTCTCAGTACCTCCTGCCTCCCTGATGACGTTCAACTGCGTCTGCATCCTCATGCTGGCGCCGGCATACAACAAGTTCTTGATGCCTATGGCGAGCAGGATCACTGGCATGAAGCGTGGGCTCTCTGAGTTGCACCGCATCGGTGTCGGTATGTTCTTCGCGATGATTTCGTTGGTGCTAGCTGCCTCGGTCGAGATGGTACGCCTCAATGTGGCGAGGAGCATAGGACTATCGCATCGGAACGTGGTGGTTCCGATGAGTATCCTCTGGCAGGTACCGCAGTACTTCTTCGTGGGTGTGGCGAAGGTGTTCAGCGTGGTCGGTTTCATACAATTCGCATACGAGCAGTCCCCTGACGCCATGAGAAGCATGTGCCAGGCTTGCACTCTCATCATGGTCACTCTCGGTAGCTACCTTGTCTCGATCATGTTGAAGATTATCGGCTCGGCGACAAGTATAGGAGGGAAACATGGCTGGATACCGGAGAACCTCAACGAAGGGCATCTAGATCGGTTCTTCTGGTTCACGGCCGGGCTGCAGTTCCTGAACTTGCTTGTATTCGTCTATTGCAGCGCAAGGTACAGGCGCAAACTACCTAACTGA
- the LOC127337137 gene encoding uncharacterized mitochondrial protein AtMg00810-like, with protein MDLLQRAGMSDCHHVATPVDTQAKLSGSDGDLLADATEYRSLVGALQYLTLTRPDMSYTVQQICLHMHAPRSPHLALVKRVLRYVRGTLEFGLHLCASSSTTLTAYSDADWAGCPDSRRSTSGYCVYYGDNLISCPSRRQTTVSRSSAEAEYRAVAHAVAE; from the coding sequence ATGGATCTTCTGCAGCGAGCTGGCATGTCTGATTGCCATCATGTGGCGACCCCTGTTGATACTCAGGCTAAGCTCTCTGGTTCTGATGGTGACCTTCTTGCTGATGCTACCGAGTACAGGAGTCTCGTCGGCGCTCTTCAGTATCTCACACTGACGCGTCCTGACATGTCCTACACAGTGCAACAAATTTGTTTGCACATGCATGCACCTCGTTCCCCTCACCTCGCTCTGGTAAAGCGAGTGCTTCGCTACGTGCGCGGCACACTGGAGTTTGGTCTTCATCTCTGTGCCTCCTCCTCGACAACACTCACAGCTTACTCTGATGCTGACTGGGCAGGATGTCCCGACTCTCGCCGATCGACATCTGGCTACTGCGTCTACTATGGTGACAATCTTATTTCCTGTCCTTCTAGGCGACAGACGACTGTCTCACGGTCCAGTGCAGAGGCAGAATATCGAGCTGTGGCTCATGCTGTTGCCGAGTGA